One stretch of Armigeres subalbatus isolate Guangzhou_Male chromosome 2, GZ_Asu_2, whole genome shotgun sequence DNA includes these proteins:
- the LOC134213442 gene encoding ejaculatory bulb-specific protein 3-like: MKFFILCAIVAASIAQETTYNSRYDNIDVEEILGSDRLFKNYFNCLMDAGPCTPEGTDLKKYLPDALETGCAKCTETQRETGNKVIVWLIENRPTEWTMLKSKYDPENKLTERYRETAAKAGITL, translated from the coding sequence ATGAAGTTCTTCATCTTGTGCGCCATCGTTGCTGCATCTATCGCCCAAGAAACCACCTACAACAGCCGATATGATAACATTGACGTCGAGGAAATCCTCGGCTCGGACCGTCTCTTCAAAAACTACTTCAACTGCCTGATGGATGCCGGACCGTGTACTCCGGAAGGAACGGACCTCAAGAAGTATTTGCCGGATGCGCTGGAAACTGGATGTGCCAAGTGTACCGAGACGCAACGTGAGACCGGGAACAAAGTCATCGTTTGGTTGATTGAGAACCGCCCGACGGAGTGGACCATGCTGAAAAGCAAGTACGATCCGGAGAACAAACTGACCGAGCGGTACCGGGAGACTGCTGCTAAGGCTGGAATAACACTGTAA
- the LOC134213441 gene encoding ejaculatory bulb-specific protein 3-like, translating to MKFFVAVFALIAVVAAQELYTSKFDNIDVDEILKSDRLFKNYYQCLMDEGRCTPEGNELKKILPEALETNCAKCSEKQRDGAIRAFGYLSENRPTEWKTLRDRYDPEGKYIEQYRAEAEQNGIKF from the coding sequence ATGAAATTCTTCGTTGCCGTATTCGCCTTGATCGCCGTAGTGGCCGCCCAGGAGCTGTATACCAGCAAGTTCGACAACATCGATGTGGACGAAATCCTCAAATCGGACCGGCTATTCAAGAACTACTACCAGTGCCTGATGGATGAGGGCCGCTGCACACCGGAAGGAAACGAACTGAAGAAAATCTTGCCGGAAGCTCTCGAGACGAACTGCGCCAAGTGCAGCGAAAAGCAACGAGATGGAGCCATCAGGGCTTTCGGTTATCTGAGCGAAAACCGCCCAACCGAATGGAAGACCCTGCGGGATCGGTACGATCCCGAGGGTAAATACATCGAGCAGTACCGTGCCGAAGCCGAGCAGAACGGAATCAAATTCTGA
- the LOC134213443 gene encoding ejaculatory bulb-specific protein 3-like: MKFIIVAAFTLFALVSAQEEQYTTKYDNIDVDEILKSDRLFNNYFKCLMDEGPCTPDGNELKRILPEALKTNCAKCTESQRAGAIKVINHVIENRAEQWKALQAKYDPEGIYIDQYRAEAEKSGISL; the protein is encoded by the coding sequence ATGAAGTTCATAATCGTGGCTGCATTCACGCTGTTTGCCTTGGTTTCGGCTCAGGAGGAACAGTACACTACCAAATACGACAACATCGATGtggatgaaattctgaaatcGGACCGCCTGTTCAACAACTACTTCAAGTGTCTGATGGACGAGGGTCCGTGCACTCCGGATGGTAACGAGCTGAAGCGTATTCTGCCGGAAGCTCTGAAAACCAACTGTGCCAAGTGCACCGAAAGCCAACGTGCCGGCGCCATCAAGGTCATCAACCACGTGATCGAAAACCGTGCGGAACAGTGGAAGGCTCTGCAGGCCAAGTACGATCCGGAGGGTATCTACATCGATCAGTACCGTGCCGAAGCGGAGAAGAGCGGGATTTCCCTGTAA